A genomic stretch from Kribbella jejuensis includes:
- a CDS encoding Gfo/Idh/MocA family protein, translating into MGIDRVRWGIVATGNISTQFTHDLALLADDAVATAVASRSQASADRFAAEFGIRHAYDDYRRLIDSGEVDVIYIGTPHPQHYAIARTALQTGIAVLCEKPVTLTAKQARDLITVADENKVLFAEAMWMRTNPVIQTLFEDLRSGAIGEPQQVVADFAFHKDSLPARLLDPALGGGSLMDGGIYPMTFASMALGRPTEIKAVGSLNEDSVDLNVAMAWRYESGAVAALTCGLRSQNPWVASISGPEGNLQLPHRFHHPEYYLRTTASGTERIDVSVHGRGYHYEAADVMRALRQGLIEVPALPHAGTLEILELLDETRSQIGVRYPGDDDDLSG; encoded by the coding sequence GTGGGTATAGATCGCGTCAGGTGGGGAATCGTTGCGACCGGCAACATCTCGACGCAGTTCACGCACGACCTCGCGCTGCTCGCGGACGACGCCGTCGCCACCGCCGTCGCGTCCCGCTCGCAGGCCAGCGCGGACCGGTTCGCCGCCGAGTTCGGGATCCGGCACGCGTACGACGACTACCGCCGGCTGATCGACTCCGGCGAGGTCGACGTGATCTACATCGGTACGCCGCACCCGCAGCACTACGCGATCGCCCGGACCGCCCTGCAGACCGGTATCGCCGTACTGTGCGAGAAGCCGGTCACGCTCACCGCCAAACAGGCCCGCGACCTGATCACGGTCGCGGACGAGAACAAGGTGCTGTTTGCCGAGGCGATGTGGATGCGGACGAACCCGGTCATCCAGACCCTGTTCGAGGACCTGCGGTCCGGGGCGATCGGCGAACCACAGCAGGTGGTCGCGGACTTCGCGTTCCACAAGGACTCCTTGCCTGCTCGCCTGCTCGATCCCGCGCTCGGGGGCGGCTCGCTGATGGACGGCGGCATCTATCCGATGACGTTCGCCTCCATGGCTCTAGGACGACCGACCGAGATCAAGGCGGTCGGTTCTCTGAACGAGGACAGCGTCGACCTCAACGTCGCGATGGCCTGGCGGTACGAGTCCGGCGCGGTCGCCGCGCTGACCTGCGGCCTGCGTTCGCAGAACCCGTGGGTCGCGTCGATCAGCGGGCCGGAGGGCAATCTGCAGCTCCCGCACCGGTTCCACCACCCCGAGTACTACCTGCGCACGACTGCTTCCGGAACGGAGCGGATCGACGTCTCCGTGCATGGGCGTGGGTACCACTATGAAGCAGCAGACGTTATGCGTGCATTGCGCCAGGGACTGATCGAGGTTCCGGCTCTTCCCCACGCCGGCACGCTCGAGATTCTCGAACTGCTCGACGAGACCCGGAGCCAGATCGGGGTCCGCTACCCCGGTGACGACGACGACCTGAGTGGATGA
- a CDS encoding amidase, translated as MSSHHSCVALVEELQGRIGDVDRLVNAVCTPNPAAITDAARLDTERAEGRVRSPLHGVPVLVKDNIDTADLPTTAGSLALADQPPPPQDAPLVRRLREAGCVILGKTNLSEWANFRGSSSSSGWSAYGGLTRNPYALNRSPGGSSSGSGAAVAAGLADFAIGTETNGSIVCPAALNGVVGLKPTVGLIPQQGIVPISHSQDTAGPMTRTVEQTAALLSVLTGGQTDYTEACRGTDLSNVRIGVPRGPLWGYSKGLDQVTERALELLSQCGATLVDHLSLPTPGGDEDQLQVLSHELKVDLAAYLATRAPGGPRTLDDLIAFNKEHADQELQWFGQELFERAAETEGLDSPAYVAARLTALRAGRDGIDNLLRDNQLDALVCPSYSPAWAIDLVNGDHVLGSSSSHAALAGYPLLSVPSGMVSGLPVGLTISGTARSEVTLIRLAHAFETARIAADGPFPSPEFSQWV; from the coding sequence GTGAGCTCACACCACTCCTGCGTGGCGCTGGTGGAGGAGCTGCAGGGGCGGATCGGGGATGTCGACCGGTTGGTGAACGCCGTCTGCACGCCGAATCCCGCCGCGATCACCGACGCCGCCCGCCTCGACACGGAGCGTGCGGAAGGGCGGGTCCGCAGCCCGCTGCACGGCGTACCGGTGCTGGTCAAGGACAACATCGACACGGCCGACCTGCCGACCACGGCCGGGTCGCTGGCGCTCGCCGACCAGCCGCCGCCTCCGCAGGACGCCCCGCTGGTACGCCGGCTGCGCGAGGCGGGCTGCGTGATCCTCGGCAAGACCAACCTGAGCGAGTGGGCGAACTTCCGCGGCTCGTCGTCCTCGTCCGGCTGGAGCGCGTACGGCGGCCTCACCCGGAACCCGTACGCGCTGAACCGCTCGCCCGGCGGCTCCTCGTCCGGCTCCGGCGCGGCGGTCGCCGCCGGCCTCGCGGACTTCGCCATCGGCACCGAGACCAACGGCTCGATCGTCTGCCCCGCCGCGCTGAACGGGGTCGTCGGCCTGAAGCCCACCGTCGGCCTCATCCCGCAGCAGGGCATCGTCCCGATCTCCCACTCGCAGGACACCGCCGGACCGATGACCAGGACCGTCGAGCAGACCGCGGCCCTGCTCTCGGTACTGACCGGCGGCCAGACGGACTACACCGAGGCCTGCCGTGGCACCGACCTCAGCAACGTGCGCATCGGCGTACCGCGGGGTCCTCTCTGGGGTTACTCCAAGGGGCTCGACCAGGTCACGGAGAGAGCGCTGGAGCTGCTCAGCCAGTGCGGCGCCACATTGGTCGATCACCTGTCGTTGCCGACACCAGGTGGTGACGAGGACCAGCTACAGGTGCTCTCCCACGAGCTGAAGGTCGACCTGGCCGCGTACCTCGCGACCCGCGCCCCTGGCGGTCCGCGCACCCTCGATGACCTGATCGCGTTCAACAAGGAGCATGCAGACCAGGAGCTGCAGTGGTTCGGGCAGGAGCTGTTCGAACGCGCCGCCGAGACCGAGGGTCTCGACTCCCCGGCGTACGTCGCCGCGCGCCTCACCGCGCTCCGCGCCGGCCGGGACGGGATCGACAACCTGCTCCGCGACAACCAGCTCGACGCGCTGGTCTGTCCGTCGTACTCACCGGCCTGGGCGATCGACCTGGTGAACGGCGACCACGTGCTGGGCAGCTCCTCGTCCCACGCCGCCCTGGCCGGGTATCCGCTGCTCTCGGTCCCGTCGGGAATGGTGTCCGGTCTGCCGGTCGGGCTGACGATCAGTGGGACGGCGCGAAGTGAGGTCACGCTCATTCGCTTGGCTCACGCCTTCGAAACGGCGAGAATCGCTGCCGACGGCCCGTTCCCGAGCCCGGAGTTCAGCCAGTGGGTATAG
- a CDS encoding DUF3263 domain-containing protein: protein MDSANASSPGPAEAAPPVLEGLSERDGQILAFERHWWKYAGAKEQAIRDQFQMSATRYYQVLNALIDRPEALAHDPLLVKRLRRLRAARQRARSARRLGIEV, encoded by the coding sequence ATGGACAGCGCCAACGCCAGCTCTCCCGGCCCCGCCGAGGCTGCGCCGCCGGTCCTCGAGGGGCTCTCCGAACGGGACGGCCAGATCCTCGCTTTCGAGCGGCACTGGTGGAAGTACGCCGGCGCCAAGGAGCAGGCGATCCGGGACCAGTTCCAGATGTCCGCGACCCGGTACTACCAGGTCCTGAACGCGCTCATCGACCGGCCCGAGGCCCTCGCGCACGACCCGTTGCTGGTCAAGCGCCTGCGCCGCCTCCGCGCCGCCCGCCAGCGCGCCCGCTCCGCACGCCGCCTGGGCATCGAGGTCTGA
- a CDS encoding LytR C-terminal domain-containing protein — MLSSLVAVGAVVAIVAGLLVLFGTRGNDSKADEKPAAASKPSSSSGPSTAAASIPRPSEKPSETPSEKPSEKPPVTSATVPSSQPTKAPSTTEPTQPPVTTTQPTQPVTIPAEERPAIEVYNNTPRKGLADSVAIRARQAGWTVAGSPDNWHGKVAESTVYYPPGMLDAANQLAHDLGVGRTKGALDNMKKDRLTVILTSDYAG; from the coding sequence GTGCTGTCGTCCCTGGTCGCCGTGGGCGCGGTCGTCGCGATCGTGGCCGGGCTGCTCGTGCTGTTCGGCACCCGCGGGAACGACAGCAAGGCCGACGAGAAGCCGGCCGCGGCGAGCAAGCCCTCGTCGTCGAGTGGACCGTCGACCGCGGCGGCCAGCATTCCGCGACCTTCCGAGAAGCCGTCCGAGACGCCTTCGGAGAAGCCTTCCGAGAAGCCGCCTGTGACGTCGGCCACTGTGCCGTCGTCGCAGCCCACCAAGGCACCGTCGACAACCGAGCCCACGCAGCCGCCGGTGACCACGACACAGCCGACGCAGCCGGTGACGATTCCTGCCGAGGAGCGGCCGGCGATCGAGGTGTACAACAACACGCCGCGCAAGGGTCTCGCCGACTCGGTCGCGATCCGCGCCCGGCAGGCCGGCTGGACCGTGGCCGGCTCGCCGGACAACTGGCACGGCAAGGTCGCCGAGAGCACCGTGTACTACCCGCCGGGGATGCTCGACGCCGCCAACCAGCTCGCCCACGACCTCGGCGTCGGCCGGACCAAGGGTGCGCTCGACAACATGAAGAAGGATCGCCTGACCGTGATCCTGACCTCGGACTATGCAGGATGA
- the otsB gene encoding trehalose-phosphatase, which produces MNAPVIRTDAGHEGWEAIVSDPASAVISTDFDGVLSPLVEDPSRSRPVEGALDALARLARSVNQVAIVTGRPALVATELTGVSGHPGLGRLVVLGHYGLERWEASTGKVTSEPVPPGVATARDRLPGLLREAGVPDAFIEDKESSLAVHTRRLDDPGGAFELLRGPLTALAAETELRLEPGNLVLELRPPGIDKGVAIRALLASTGARSILYAGDDLGDLAAFRAIEAERATGLSAVLLATRSSNATELIDAADIVVDDPTGVVTVLTALSDAIAAR; this is translated from the coding sequence ATGAATGCTCCGGTCATCCGGACCGACGCCGGGCACGAGGGCTGGGAAGCCATCGTGTCGGACCCCGCGTCGGCGGTGATCTCGACGGACTTCGACGGCGTACTCTCCCCGCTGGTCGAGGATCCGTCCCGGTCCCGCCCGGTCGAGGGCGCGCTGGACGCGCTGGCCCGGCTGGCGAGATCGGTGAACCAGGTCGCGATCGTCACCGGCCGGCCCGCACTGGTCGCCACCGAACTCACCGGCGTCAGCGGCCACCCCGGCCTCGGGCGTCTGGTCGTACTCGGCCACTACGGCCTGGAGCGCTGGGAAGCATCGACCGGCAAGGTGACCAGCGAACCGGTACCGCCCGGGGTCGCGACGGCCCGCGACCGGTTGCCCGGTCTGCTCCGCGAGGCCGGCGTACCGGACGCGTTCATCGAGGACAAGGAAAGCTCGCTGGCTGTGCACACCCGCCGGCTGGACGACCCGGGCGGGGCGTTCGAGCTGCTGCGTGGCCCGTTGACCGCGCTGGCCGCGGAGACCGAGTTGCGGCTGGAGCCCGGCAACCTCGTCCTCGAGCTCCGTCCGCCCGGGATCGACAAGGGCGTCGCGATCCGCGCTCTGCTCGCGTCGACCGGTGCGCGGTCGATCCTGTACGCCGGCGACGACCTGGGCGACCTGGCCGCGTTCCGGGCGATCGAGGCGGAGCGCGCCACCGGGCTGAGCGCCGTACTGCTCGCGACCCGGTCCTCGAACGCGACCGAGCTGATCGACGCCGCCGACATCGTGGTCGACGACCCGACCGGCGTGGTGACCGTCCTCACGGCCCTTTCGGACGCGATCGCAGCACGCTGA
- a CDS encoding Fic family protein encodes MTIYRTPKPDLEDQQVLQQIHAYRSELADVLRMPRRWVGGLRRSMLARAIQGSNSIEGYDVKLDDAAAALDDEEALSADDRTFAEIRGYRQALGYVLAMAKDPDFRLDVSVVRGMHFMMLSHDLSKSPGSYRQGVVYVHDEASGANVYEGPPAEDVPGLVAELTDGLADGGSADPLVQAAMAHLNLVMIHPFRDGNGRMARALQTLVLSRGGIGEPAFSSIEEWLGNNTEEYYSVLAATGAGAWRPDRSAALWVKFNLRAHHIQAQTVRRRYREAGKLWQAFDELIEQHGLAERVADELFDASLGFRMRRATYVRRAGIEERTATRDLARLTELGLLRAVGETKGRHYVMGQALADVVQSVLSRRDAIVDPYPWMRERLASAPRPIH; translated from the coding sequence ATGACGATCTACCGCACGCCGAAGCCGGACCTCGAGGATCAACAGGTCCTCCAGCAGATCCACGCGTACCGGTCTGAGCTCGCCGACGTGCTTCGGATGCCGCGGCGATGGGTCGGTGGGCTGCGCCGGAGCATGCTGGCCAGGGCGATTCAGGGCTCGAACAGCATCGAGGGGTACGACGTCAAGCTCGACGACGCTGCCGCCGCGCTCGACGACGAGGAGGCGTTGAGCGCCGACGACCGGACGTTCGCCGAGATCCGCGGCTACCGGCAGGCGCTTGGCTACGTCCTGGCGATGGCGAAGGACCCGGACTTCCGGTTGGACGTTTCAGTCGTTCGGGGCATGCATTTCATGATGCTCAGCCATGACCTGTCGAAGAGTCCGGGGAGCTACCGGCAGGGCGTCGTCTACGTCCACGACGAGGCCAGCGGAGCGAATGTCTACGAAGGGCCGCCTGCGGAGGACGTGCCCGGCCTGGTGGCGGAGTTGACCGACGGCCTCGCGGACGGTGGTTCGGCGGACCCCCTGGTGCAGGCCGCGATGGCACACCTGAACCTGGTGATGATCCATCCGTTCCGGGACGGGAACGGACGCATGGCACGGGCGTTGCAGACGCTCGTCCTGTCCCGTGGCGGAATCGGCGAGCCGGCGTTCTCCAGCATCGAAGAGTGGCTCGGCAACAACACCGAGGAGTACTACTCCGTGCTCGCGGCAACCGGCGCCGGCGCCTGGCGTCCGGATCGCTCGGCGGCCCTGTGGGTGAAGTTCAACCTTCGGGCGCATCACATCCAGGCGCAGACGGTACGACGGCGATATCGCGAGGCCGGGAAACTCTGGCAGGCGTTCGACGAGCTGATCGAGCAGCACGGTCTGGCCGAGCGGGTCGCCGATGAGCTCTTCGACGCGTCACTGGGCTTCCGGATGCGGCGCGCGACTTATGTGCGCCGTGCGGGCATCGAGGAGCGAACCGCAACACGTGATCTCGCCCGGCTGACCGAGCTCGGGCTGCTGCGCGCGGTCGGTGAGACGAAGGGCAGGCACTACGTGATGGGCCAGGCGCTGGCGGACGTAGTACAGAGCGTGCTCTCGCGCCGCGACGCGATTGTCGACCCTTATCCCTGGATGCGCGAGCGTTTGGCGTCGGCGCCCAGACCGATCCACTAG
- a CDS encoding DNA-3-methyladenine glycosylase family protein yields the protein MSSVVRVWRAGRVVDPHSVIGGLRKGPGDPAYVFDAERRTVWRATRTPDGPVLLRLTPYAGAVEAEAWGPGAAWALDGVPELLGERDSWDGFEPLPQHRVLVDAARRFPHLRVPRSRAVFEAMAAAGIEQVVTGKEAFRAWRLLLREYGEPAPGPNQQGNRVLMVPPSPEEWRQIPSWQFLRAGVENRRSRVVLTAAARARALERTLELTDGAEIERRLRSLPGVGVWTAAEVRQRAHGDADAFSFADYHVSRNVSYALIGEELDDDGTAELIEPYRGHRFRVQRLIELAGVGHPRFGPRKALPTHTPGATHRLR from the coding sequence GTGAGTTCGGTGGTGCGGGTTTGGCGGGCTGGGCGGGTGGTGGATCCGCACTCGGTGATCGGCGGGTTGCGGAAGGGGCCCGGGGATCCGGCGTACGTGTTCGATGCGGAGCGGCGGACGGTGTGGCGGGCGACGCGGACTCCGGACGGGCCGGTGTTGCTGCGGTTGACGCCGTACGCCGGGGCCGTCGAGGCGGAGGCGTGGGGACCTGGCGCCGCGTGGGCGCTGGACGGCGTACCGGAGCTGCTCGGGGAGCGGGACAGCTGGGACGGGTTCGAGCCGTTGCCGCAGCACCGGGTGCTGGTGGACGCGGCGCGGCGGTTTCCGCATCTCCGGGTGCCGCGGTCCCGGGCCGTGTTCGAGGCGATGGCGGCCGCTGGGATCGAGCAGGTGGTGACCGGTAAGGAGGCGTTCCGCGCGTGGCGGCTGCTGCTGCGTGAGTACGGCGAACCCGCGCCCGGGCCGAACCAGCAGGGCAATCGGGTGCTGATGGTGCCTCCGTCGCCGGAGGAGTGGCGGCAGATCCCGTCCTGGCAGTTCCTGCGGGCCGGCGTCGAGAACCGGCGGTCGCGGGTGGTGCTGACCGCGGCGGCCCGGGCCCGTGCCTTGGAGCGGACGCTCGAGCTGACCGACGGCGCGGAGATCGAGCGGCGGCTGCGGTCGCTGCCCGGTGTCGGCGTGTGGACGGCGGCCGAAGTACGGCAGCGGGCGCACGGTGACGCGGACGCGTTCTCGTTCGCGGACTACCACGTGTCCCGGAACGTCTCGTACGCGCTGATCGGCGAGGAGCTCGACGACGACGGCACCGCGGAGCTGATCGAGCCGTACCGCGGGCACCGGTTCCGCGTCCAGCGCCTGATCGAGCTCGCCGGCGTCGGCCACCCCCGCTTCGGTCCGCGCAAGGCGCTCCCGACCCACACGCCGGGTGCGACGCATCGTCTGAGGTAG
- a CDS encoding cation:proton antiporter, translating into MIISGDGLYLVAGLALLLGAVLPRLLRRYAVSAPMAFVAAGLLLGLGVDRSHLSPMIEPELTKHLAELTVIVALMGVGLAIDRPISLLTWSVTWRLLFVAMPAGIAALTGVGWLLGLAPATALLLAAVLAPTDPVLASDVQVEGPTTGEDAELDEEDEVRFALTSEAGLNDGMAAPFVYLAVFIATKSFTPWQWVAWDIVGKSVIGVAVGFGAGWLLGRMTFSAPAKSLRLSESREPILALAMTVGVYGLTQVLHGYGFIAVFVAALTLRSVESKHDFHAELHDFIGELEHILTWGILLLLGAAVTAGLLKPLTPAGAALGVLLVLVVRPVIGWLSLARSEMLASERWATAAFGVRGVSSVYYLAAVGVHFRDDLPWLWATLGFTVILSVALHGIAATPVMRFLERRGRVRG; encoded by the coding sequence ATGATCATCAGCGGGGACGGGCTGTATCTCGTCGCGGGCCTGGCGTTGCTGCTCGGCGCTGTGCTGCCGCGACTGCTCCGGCGGTACGCCGTCTCGGCGCCGATGGCCTTCGTCGCCGCGGGACTGTTGCTCGGGCTCGGCGTAGATCGGTCGCACCTCAGCCCGATGATCGAACCGGAGCTCACCAAGCACCTCGCCGAGCTGACTGTCATTGTCGCGTTGATGGGCGTCGGCCTCGCGATCGACCGGCCGATCAGCCTGCTGACCTGGTCGGTCACGTGGAGGCTGCTGTTCGTCGCGATGCCGGCCGGGATCGCCGCACTGACGGGCGTCGGCTGGTTGCTCGGGCTGGCCCCGGCGACCGCCTTGCTCCTGGCGGCCGTGCTCGCGCCGACCGATCCGGTGCTCGCGTCCGACGTACAGGTCGAGGGCCCGACGACCGGCGAGGACGCGGAGCTCGACGAGGAGGACGAGGTGCGGTTCGCCCTCACCTCCGAGGCGGGGCTGAACGACGGGATGGCGGCACCGTTCGTGTACCTGGCGGTGTTCATCGCGACCAAGAGCTTCACGCCCTGGCAGTGGGTCGCCTGGGACATCGTCGGCAAGTCGGTGATCGGGGTCGCGGTGGGGTTCGGGGCCGGGTGGTTGCTCGGCCGGATGACGTTCTCGGCGCCGGCCAAGAGCTTGCGGCTGTCGGAGTCCAGGGAGCCGATCCTCGCGCTCGCGATGACGGTGGGCGTGTACGGGCTCACGCAGGTGCTGCACGGGTACGGGTTCATCGCCGTCTTCGTCGCCGCGCTCACCCTGCGCTCGGTGGAGAGCAAGCACGACTTCCACGCGGAACTGCACGACTTCATCGGTGAGCTGGAACACATCCTGACCTGGGGCATCCTGCTGCTGCTCGGGGCCGCGGTCACGGCGGGTCTGCTGAAGCCGCTCACGCCCGCCGGTGCGGCTCTCGGCGTACTGCTGGTCCTCGTGGTGCGCCCGGTGATCGGTTGGCTGTCCCTCGCACGGTCCGAAATGCTCGCGTCCGAGCGGTGGGCGACCGCCGCGTTCGGGGTCCGCGGGGTCTCGTCGGTGTACTACCTGGCCGCGGTCGGCGTGCACTTCCGGGACGACCTGCCGTGGCTCTGGGCGACACTGGGGTTCACGGTGATCCTGAGCGTGGCCCTGCACGGCATCGCGGCGACGCCGGTGATGCGGTTCCTGGAGCGCCGCGGCCGGGTCCGGGGCTGA
- the thrC gene encoding threonine synthase, with protein sequence MSLTAAGTHTIREGAFGNGTHLSCRACGAKSPLGPFYACMECFGPLEVGYEYPAITREQIEAGPKNIWRYQPLLPVPVDVASFPNTEPGYTRLVDAQNLARELGLRKLWVKDDSGNPTHSFKDRVVASALSATRELGMKVFACPSTGNLANAVAAAAARAGIRSVVFIPKDLERPKIITTAVYGGTLVAVDGNYDDVNKLASEIAGEEEGWAFVNVNVRPYYSEGSKTLAFEIAEQLGWRLPQQIVIPVASGSQLTKIDKGFTELGKLGLVDATDYKVYGAQATGCSPVAQAFRDGHDVVKPVKPDTIAKSLAIGNPADGPYVLDVARRTNGAIEDVSDEEVVEGIQLLARTEGIFAETAGGVTVATLKKLIATGQLDPDAETVIINSGDGLKTLDAVADRVGPKVTIPASYDAFVKAGLQ encoded by the coding sequence ATGAGCCTGACCGCCGCCGGTACCCACACCATCCGTGAAGGTGCCTTTGGCAACGGTACGCACCTCAGCTGTCGCGCCTGTGGCGCGAAGTCGCCGCTGGGTCCGTTCTACGCCTGTATGGAGTGCTTCGGTCCGCTGGAGGTCGGGTACGAGTACCCGGCCATCACCCGCGAGCAGATCGAGGCCGGCCCGAAGAACATCTGGCGCTACCAGCCGCTGCTCCCCGTCCCCGTCGACGTGGCGAGCTTCCCGAACACCGAGCCCGGCTACACCCGGCTCGTCGACGCCCAGAACCTGGCCCGCGAGCTCGGCCTCCGCAAGCTGTGGGTGAAGGACGACTCCGGCAACCCGACCCACTCCTTCAAGGACCGGGTCGTGGCGAGCGCGCTGAGCGCGACCCGTGAGCTGGGCATGAAGGTCTTCGCCTGCCCGTCCACCGGCAACCTGGCCAACGCCGTCGCCGCGGCCGCCGCCCGGGCCGGCATCCGCTCCGTGGTCTTCATTCCCAAGGACCTCGAGCGCCCCAAGATCATCACCACGGCCGTGTACGGCGGGACGCTGGTCGCCGTCGACGGCAACTACGACGACGTGAACAAGCTCGCCTCCGAGATCGCCGGTGAGGAGGAGGGCTGGGCGTTCGTCAACGTCAACGTCCGGCCGTACTACTCCGAGGGCTCGAAGACGCTGGCGTTCGAGATCGCCGAGCAGCTCGGCTGGCGGCTGCCGCAGCAGATCGTGATCCCGGTCGCGTCCGGGTCGCAGCTGACCAAGATCGACAAGGGTTTCACCGAGCTCGGCAAGCTCGGGCTGGTCGACGCCACCGACTACAAGGTGTACGGCGCGCAGGCGACCGGCTGCTCCCCGGTGGCGCAGGCGTTCCGCGACGGGCACGACGTGGTCAAGCCGGTGAAGCCGGACACCATCGCGAAGTCGCTCGCGATCGGCAACCCGGCCGACGGGCCGTACGTGCTGGACGTGGCCCGCCGGACCAACGGAGCCATCGAGGACGTCTCCGACGAAGAGGTCGTCGAAGGTATCCAGCTGCTGGCCCGGACCGAGGGCATCTTCGCCGAGACTGCCGGCGGGGTGACGGTCGCGACGCTGAAGAAGCTGATCGCGACCGGGCAGCTCGACCCCGACGCCGAGACCGTGATCATCAACTCCGGCGACGGGCTGAAGACGCTCGACGCCGTGGCCGACCGGGTCGGCCCCAAGGTGACCATCCCCGCGTCGTACGACGCCTTCGTGAAGGCAGGCCTGCAGTGA
- a CDS encoding ubiquitin-like small modifier protein 1 produces the protein MSVSVRVPTILRPYTQGVSEVSAEGTTLTEVLDSLDASYPGIKGRVLDDAGELRRFVNVYVDDDDVRFADGLQTAIKDGGQVSIIPAVAGG, from the coding sequence GTGAGTGTGAGCGTTCGCGTCCCGACCATCCTGCGGCCGTACACGCAGGGCGTCTCCGAGGTCTCGGCCGAGGGTACGACGCTGACCGAGGTGCTCGACTCGCTCGACGCGTCGTACCCGGGCATCAAGGGCCGCGTACTGGACGACGCGGGCGAGCTGCGCCGGTTCGTCAACGTGTACGTCGACGACGACGACGTCCGCTTCGCCGACGGGCTCCAGACCGCGATCAAGGACGGCGGACAGGTCTCCATCATCCCGGCGGTCGCCGGCGGCTGA
- a CDS encoding VOC family protein, with amino-acid sequence MATKWTIGGDANDPQRLAEFWAAALGYILEPGYDYPDGGSIVDPDGVGPAIGFLRVPEPKTSKNRLHIDIRVAGSDEHDAAAVERMRAKAAELVKLGAVQVREEFWAPGVLANVIMLDPEGNEFCVG; translated from the coding sequence ATGGCGACCAAATGGACGATCGGCGGCGACGCCAACGACCCACAGCGCTTGGCCGAGTTCTGGGCGGCCGCGCTCGGCTACATCCTCGAGCCGGGGTACGACTATCCCGACGGCGGGTCGATCGTGGACCCCGACGGCGTCGGTCCGGCGATCGGGTTCCTCCGCGTTCCTGAGCCCAAGACCTCGAAGAACCGGCTGCACATCGACATCCGGGTCGCCGGTTCGGACGAGCACGATGCCGCGGCCGTTGAACGGATGCGCGCGAAGGCGGCCGAGTTGGTGAAGCTGGGGGCCGTGCAGGTGCGCGAGGAGTTCTGGGCTCCGGGCGTACTCGCCAACGTCATCATGCTCGATCCCGAGGGGAACGAGTTCTGTGTGGGCTGA